A region of the Candidatus Methylomirabilota bacterium genome:
TCGAGTACGAGAGCTCCCCACGGGCGAGCGCCTGGGCCAGCAACGGTAAGGTTCCCAGGGCGCGGGCCACGCGCACGTGCTCGCGGGCGGCGCCAGGAGCGAGGCCGATCCGCCAGGTCAACCAGTGGGCGCAGGACTTGAACCCGTTGCTCCAGCCGCCGAGGGCATCGAACTCGCGTATCAGGTCGAGCAGGCGGGCAGTCGCAGCATCCAGGTGAGCCGCCAACTCGGCGATCTCGTCGCCCAGCCGGTCGGGCTCTGCGGTGCGATCGTCAGTGGGAACACGAATCGGCGAGTGAATTCCCATGGCGCCCCCTTCGATGGGGGGACTCTACACCGTGTTCTTTACGTCATCCGGGAGCCTCCAGGATAGCCGCTCTTTCGCCCGGCCGGGTTTTTTCGAAACCGCGGGCTCGGCGTCGATTGGGGCAGCGCTCCGCAGCCCAAAACCGGTATTTCCTGAAGGGCATGGGCGGGCGGCAACCGTGGCTCCACAAACCTGTCAACGTCGATTTTTACTGACAGCGTTTTCGGGCAGGGATCAGCTATCCGGCATACGCCCGCTGCAGCTCTGCGAGGTTGATCTTCTTCATGCGCAGCATGGCTTCCATCGTCCTTTCGGACTTCTGGGTATCTGGATCCCCGAGCATCTCCAGAAGAGCGGTCGGGAAGACCTGCCACGACACGCCATATCGGTCCTTGAGCCAGCCGCATTGCTGTGCCTTTTCGTCTCCCCCGGCCGAGAGTTTCTCCCAGTAGTAATCCACCTCTTCCTGCGTCTTGCAGCCGACCTGGAACGAGATGGCCTCGTTGAACTTGAACTGCGGGCCACCGTTGAGCGCCGTGAACGGCTGCCCATCGAGCTCGAAGGCGACGGCCATGACCGTTCCCGCGGGTTTGCCGTGGACCTCGCGTCCCGCCCCTCCGTAGCGAGTGACCTCCACGATCCTGGAATTCTTGAAGATTCCGGTATAGAAGCGGGCTGCCTCCTCCGCCTGATTGTCGAACCAAAGACACGGGGTGATCTTTTGCATGGCATTTCTCCTGATTGGTCCAAAGTGTGGACCTGGATGGCCTCGACCACCAGCTAGTCGCCTGG
Encoded here:
- a CDS encoding VOC family protein encodes the protein MQKITPCLWFDNQAEEAARFYTGIFKNSRIVEVTRYGGAGREVHGKPAGTVMAVAFELDGQPFTALNGGPQFKFNEAISFQVGCKTQEEVDYYWEKLSAGGDEKAQQCGWLKDRYGVSWQVFPTALLEMLGDPDTQKSERTMEAMLRMKKINLAELQRAYAG